ATTGGCTGATCTATTGGTGGGGAAGGCCTCGCCGTCTGCACGGCTCAGTATGTCGATCCCGCAGCACGTGGGGCAGGTGCCCATTTTTTATAATCATTATAATACCGGACGCCCGCGGTCGGGGCAATACCGTGAGCTTGCGGAGCCAGTCGCCGCGTATTGGTTTGGCTATGGCTTGACCTATACCAGTTTTGAGTACAGCCCTGTGCGGATTGTTCCCGCGAGCGAGGGTAAGCCAGCCGTCGCAGCGATCACGCTCACCAATACTGGTGAACGCACGGGTGTTGAGGTGCCACAAATGTATATTCGTCAAATGGTCTGCCATGAGGGCGCGCGTCCGAAGCAGGAATTACGTGGCTTTCAACGTGTTGAATTGGCCCCCGGTGCTAGCACGGAAGTTCGTTTTGAGCTGACCGATGAGGTGCTCGGTTATGTCGACCGCCAGGGCCATGCTCGTGTGGACCCCGGAGAGTATCTCATCTGGATTGCCCCGCAAGCGCATCAAGGCAGTCCGGTGAGCTTTGATTACGAAAATGAACGTAGTCAAAGTTATGATTGAAATAGTGTTAGGTCTAATCATTGCGATGTCGCTGCATAGCACCGTGGTTCATGCCACTGCGTACGTCTTTACGATATTGAGAAGGCGTGCTGGACATACGATTGCGGAATATTCTGGAGAAATAATAGGGGTTTTCCAACCCGACTTGTTTGGCAATTTCCTGGATCGAATGATCGGTAAAGGTGAGCAACTCGCAGGCGACATCGATGCGTTTTTGGATGAGGTAGTTAATGGGGGATTTGCCGATGTCGCGCTTGAAGATATGACGCAAGTGGTCGGCGCTGATGTGTAGGCTGCCAGCCAAATCGTCCATACTAATGGTTTCATGATAGCGTGTATCCAGAATCTCACGGGCTCGTTTCGACTGGTCTTTGGGTTCGCTGGGTGCTTCGCATTGATTGAGTGTGTCGAGTAGGTTGAGCGTGATCCAGCCTGCGAGGATGTCGAGCCGTGCTTGCTTCCTTGGAGTCGAGGCATGAAGCTCGCGCTGGAGTTGTAGAATGGC
The nucleotide sequence above comes from Coraliomargarita algicola. Encoded proteins:
- a CDS encoding AraC family transcriptional regulator, translated to MTTSRCVFAAEIPIEANKSCPLHNHTCTELVYYSQGSGQLLQNGARIAYKTGDLSVNAPKVEHSDHPETDGLQFCFGISGCYAEQLSTGIYTDLSHETTQAILQLQRELHASTPRKQARLDILAGWITLNLLDTLNQCEAPSEPKDQSKRAREILDTRYHETISMDDLAGSLHISADHLRHIFKRDIGKSPINYLIQKRIDVACELLTFTDHSIQEIAKQVGLENPYYFSRIFRNRMSSTPSQYRKDVRSGMNHGAMQRHRND